aatccggcagggcttcgccgctttgcctctccctcacccctcctctccctccctctcttttctttttttctggatttttagtgagGCAAATGAGGGGGTGAGGGGTAAGGCTGGATGtcgagctggctcggctcggctcgttatcaGGCCGAGCTGAAAgtcaggctcggctcggctcgtttggcAGCTCGAGCTGTCTCGTTTGGCTCACGAGccagctcaaaaaaaaaacccagcCAGCTAGCACTAGCAGAGCCAGATGCCTCCATGGCTGCGGGGTGGTGGCGCAACAAGAAGATGTCCAGGGTCTTCCTCCATGGCTGCGGGGAGAGGGGGCCTGCAGCTGAAGGAGCCGTCGTCGCACCGAGCAGGTCCAGCGGGGGGCGAGGGCGCAGGGGCGCCGGCCCCCGGCCGCGAGGCGCGCCGCGCGCAGAGGCGCCGGCCGCGAGGCGCGCCGCGCGCAGAGGCGCCGGCCGCGAGGCGCACAGGGGCGCCGGCCGCGAGGCGCACAGGCGCGCCGGCCCTCGGAGGCGGGTCGTCGGAGGGGCGGGCCGGGCTGCCGGGGACGACCGGACGGGCGAGGTGGCGGGGCGAGGTTGGGGGAGGCGACGGGCGAGGCGCCGAGGGGAGGTGCAGCTGCTACTTTTGGAATCTCGGGTCAATGAAAATACATGTGCTAGACCCTTTAATGATGAGGTGTTCTCCTACAAGCGTTCAGCGCCGCCATGGTCAAAATGTAACTATTATCAATGAAGCTATTTCAAGGTGCAAAGATACATTCTTTCAGGGCTGGTCAGTAAACATGAATGGATGAGATAGATGCTTCACTGTTGGTCTTGGAACCAGTTGCCACAGGTGAGCTGTATTACACACTGTAATTCTGCTTACACACAGTAACCAGTTGCCACTGTTGGTCTTGTATTGACCAGTCTTTTCTTGTCAAATTTACTTCAGAAATAACTCTGGATTGTTTGCTGCGCACTACGCTCGTGCTTTTGATGGTCACCAACTTCTATGGGAACTAAAGACGGtaaacaagcaaataaaatcagTCATTGCTTATTTTCATTTGGTTTAGGGAATTTGCTCACCAATTTTCTTGCTTACGCAGCCTGAGCATGCTCTAAATCGTGCGGAGATGTTGTACCAACTTCTGTCCATGGCTGGGAATTCTGGAGACATACCGGAATTGTTGATTGACCTCCTTGAAATTTGAAGTTGATGTCTCAGCGTTGTCACCACTTTTGAGTAGACAGAAAATAGTGCCTacttgtttgttttgtttatgCTTGGAATCAATTGGCAGTGTTTGCCTACTGTTTCCACCAGAATTGAAGTCACCTTTAGAATGGTGTGGTTTATCGAACACTGTATAAGTGTCGTGAAGTGTTCTTGAACAATTGTACTGTTCCGAATATTGAAACATTTCCTACCCAATTTCGAAACCGTATGGTCAGCTTTGTTTCATGGCCTTGTGATCAGACGTTATCTGCATACATTTTTTGCTCAGACGTGTTGCTATTACCCtcacataaaaaaaatattcagcTCGTGAACGGAATGTTGGTACTAATATCAACTATTGTCACCCGCACATATTGTTTTGAATGTTCATAGCATTCCTGAGGGTACAACATCTCCGCTCAATTGAGTGCGTGCTCAGACTAAACTACTTGTATAGACTAAACTACACGTACTTCATGAACAAAAATTGCACCTGGGGAACGAAAATACACTAAACTACTTGTTTACCAAGTTAGTTTAAAAGCTGTACGGTTCATGGATTTCTTCCTGTTCAAAGATGCTGGACAGGTGTGGGTTCATGTCCAGGATTTCCTTTGATCAGCCATGTTGTTGTGTCCAGCTGCCTGATGCATATAACACCAATTCATGACACCAATTAGTTGATATGACACCAAGTCATATAACACCAATTCATGACACCAATTTAATTCATGACAGCTGCAGTTGGTAGGACCAGATGGCTTATACATGTTACAACAACTCAAGGAACCAGCtttgagaagaaaaaaagataacACCAATCAAATTGttggcaccaaaacattagaaatCCCAAACAGCTGTGGGTTCATGTCTAGGATTTCCTTTGATCAGGCATGTTGTTGTGACACTGGCATTGGAATTCTTGCATTGTCTTCCCATATTTATCACCTTTTTTTGTACCAAATCCAACCTCCCAAGAATATATATTAAATTCTTGCGCTTCACTCAGACAGTCAAAAGTCATCCCAGTAGTGGCctcaaatatatatttacccTTCCTATTTGCAGCATTGCGAAGAGCCCGCTCAATTGCACCAACTAGGCTTTGGCTGCAACTATCAGGAGCATCTTTAGGCAGCCTCTTTCTGGAAAAAAACAGGTATCCATTTACATAAACCATGAATAAGCTCTTATATAAATAATTGGATACATATATAGGTTTCAGTCATATATTTTTCATCTATAGTCAATCCACCATCTCCTATATTACAATCAAACAAAAGAGACATCAGGTCCTATGCACTTATttcccttctctgttatttcaTTTTAAAAGATCGCATTACTCAGTCAGCAAAGATGCTGAGAATTCAACTACATAGCTAAAAAAAAAGGACAGCAAAGATGCTGATTCATTCGAGCACCTGATTTGTTGGTCACCAAACCAAAAATGCAGGCAGCAGCGCAATATTCAGAGCAACAATTTTGATGCAACCGAGTTGTTCAAAATGAAAGTTTTCAAAGCTCAGTTAGAACACAACACATACCATTTTGTTTCCCCATCTAGTGGTTGAAGTATGATTGGAGCATGAATGGGTAGGAGTTAAGAATGGCGGCCTCTCGAACCGAAACAAATCCAATAGCTGTTTAATTTTTGCCCGGGAAAATCGAATAGTTAAAACTCAACGGAGTAGAAGCTGGTCATTATGCACGAAAAACTGAGGAGTACAAGTTTGTAGCTTTACCAGCGATTGGAACTTGGTTGTCCGCCTCGTCGACATTCCTTCCTTCCTCTTTTCCGGCTTCCATTTCGTCTTCTCACCAAGTTCCGCGAAAAACGGATCTGAGTTTAGGAGAGAGTCGCCATTGGTGAGCTCCTCAAGAATCTCTCGTGCCTGAAGCTTGTTGGCGCTCGTTGGATTGGAATCCTATGTGCTGTGTGGGTCCCACAAAAACTGCCTCACTCCAGTGCCTGGCGAGGCTTCTGTTGAAGCCAGGCAGCCTCATCAAGGTAGGACCAACTTCGCTGGGTGGATCTAGACGCACgaattttgaagctccatcgaCGGTTCTGGGTTCGCCTGCCCGGGCCGGCACCGACGAAAAAACCACACTCGTCTCGTTGCTTGTCAATTTGTCATGCTCATGCCTCCTGCGACATCTGTTCAGAGGAACAGGGCGTTTCTTTTTAGCGTTTCTTTTAGGAATGGAGGAGCACCTCCTATGAAGTTCACAAGGCCCAAACATGTTCTGAATAGATATTGGTTGATTCTTCAACCAAAACTCTGACCTCGAAACTATCAATGGAGGAAGGGTTGTTCTGGCTTTGATCCACTCAATTGGGTGTCTTTTTTCATTCAGGGTGCGTGTGCGTTGGTGGTTTTAGTGCCAAGACATTTTGATAATGCACAGTTTCAGAACAAAGTTAGCAGACTACTATTACTTCTATGTTCATGAATCTTGACTGCTAGTCTGCTACagatttctttcaaaaaaaaagtctgcTACAGATCAACCCGGGGTGCAGAGAGTGGTGACGAACACTTCCAGGCACGGTCAGCGCCCCATTGGCGGTGGCGCAATCCAAATGGAGGTCTCAAGTGATTCACGCGGCCACATGGCGTGCACACACTGGCCGCCAACTTATCCAGTCAGATAAGGtcacggcggcaggcggcgccaCCACGTCCGTCTCATATATCTTTTTTTGCCACGCTGCCACTCCAGCCCGAGACTGCTCGACCGGAGAAGCACACACAAGCCAGCCAAGGCCTCCCCGAGCTGAGATGGCACAAGCCATGGCGTCCATGACCGGCCTCTCGCAGGGCGTGCTGCCCAGCAGGCGCGCCGCCAGCAGGGCCAGGACGGCCGTCGTCAGGGCGTCGGCCGAGGGCGAGGCCGCGGCACAGgctggccgccgcgccgtgctCGGGCTGGTGGCCACCGGCATCGTCGGCAGCGTCTTCACCCAGGCGGTGCGCGCCGATGAGGCCGTCAAGACCATCAAGAtcggccccccgccgccgccctctgggGGACTTCGTGAGTGCCTTGCCTGCACATTTTCTTTGATGCATGCTAGACGTTTCCGCCAAGCTTTTTACACCTGCTGAATCTTGATCACAAGTTCAGAATTGATGTGTAGTTTCAGCTTCCATCAACTTGTGTGCGCATCTGGACAGTAGAATATAGTAAAAGATCATAGGATTTTGATCAACTTTTCAAGATGTgtatcttcaaaaaaaaaatcatcagccTCTGGATCCTTGAACAGATTAAAAATGGCGCAAACTCCTGCAAACATCGAGTAGTAAAGCACTGCACTGATCCTTCACATGAAGATGAAGTGATGAAGCACAAGCAGactaaaatgcaagaaaaaaatgATCAAATTTAGTGCAAAATCAGCTGTATAACTCATCGAAAACCACGTGATTAGGAAACAAATCCGTCTAACGCATCTGTTCCTAATTTACTATGGCACAGCCGGGACCTTGAACTCGGACCAGGCCAGGGACTTCGACCTCGCCTTGAAGGAGCGGTTCTACCTGCAGCCGCTGCCAccagcgcaggcggcggcgagggccaagTCGTCAGCGCAGGACATCCTCAACCTCAAGCCGCTCATCGACAAGAAGGCTTGGCCGTACGTCATGAACGACCTCCGCCTCCGGGCTTCCTACCTGCGCTACGACCTCAACACCGTCATCGCCTCAAAGCccaaggaggagaagaagagccTCAAGGAGCTCACCGGCAAGCTCTTCAGCACCATCGACGATGTAAGCCATGATATGCCATCGAACTGAGAACAATTAGTCTAtttatctctctctttttcaccAGAACTGTGGAAATGACATGTGAGCTTCTCTTCTCATTTTGGCAGCTTGACCATGCGGCAAAGATCAAGAGCACCCCAGAGGCTGAGAAATACTATGCGGCGACTAAATCTGCCCTCGATGACGTTTTGGCCAAGCTAGGCTAGATGGAATATAATGGGCTAATGGCCATGTAATTTCAGACTTTTGTGTTTGTTCATATGGAGCCGGCAATGTACCATCTCCTGTTGATATTATATCAACAAACACTTAACTATGATGCTATCGTGAGGTCTTGACAAGAACAATCCCAAGCAGATGTGATAATCAGAAATCAATACCAACAACAATAATACGAGATCCAGGTACATAAGAAAGGAATCAAATTGAGTTTTCTGTCTAAGGAGGCAAATATTGGTCATGACATAAGTAGCAGCATAACAGCAAGCATGCGAGTTCATGATAATTGTTCAccgaattttatttttattttttttgcacCAGATCTTTCGACACTACAAACTAAACTAGTGAAGCATTCATTTTGCTTACTTGCAAGCAATAAATAATAAGAATGTAACAGAAATGAGCTAGGTTGTTAATCGCTATTATTTCAACAATTTAGTTGGTGTGGCAGCTGCagtaaatagagaaattctacatGATAAACTACCTCAATTCAGGCTCTTGAGTCTTGAGTATTCAATGGTTGTACAAAATTTCCACCAAAATAGGAGTTCTTACAACACTAAGATGTTGATATAGAAGAGAGGTTGGCTTAACATACACTGCTGCTCCCAAAAATTTGCCCAGTTTATATCAAGAGTAAGCCTTCCATTATTTGCCAGGAACAACCAATATTTTGCTGCCTCCATTTATCTGTGAGAAAAGAAGTATTTCAGCTCTATCACAACTTTGGGCTACAAAAGGACTGCCATATGCATGTAGGAGGCCTGGACTTTGATGTTTGAAGATAACTACAACCAGACATCTAATGCAGCAAAACAGAATTTCAAGTATATAATAACTGCAGAAGCAGTCACAGCGAGACTCAATTTCATCTATGTGTGATTTACTATCACATAAGAAAGGCTTCATCTATCTGAGAGATGAAATAATGCTGCAGTAATCTGGGTACATGCTATCTGGATCAACAAGGAATATGAACACAGCCATTTTGCCAATAATAAATTAATGGACTTTTAACATCACAATTATAGTTCATCTTCTGAGAAAATCCACATCTTGAATACGATACGAAACAGAAAAATCTTTGAAAAGCTTTAAGTGATGATCATTGCAGATAGAAAAGTTTGCAATCATACAATCATACTTACCATTCAAAGACAGGTACAAAAGTTCAGGTTCAAGCTGCAGCAGCAGTAGTAGATACCTCTTCCTTTTTGTCTGTGACTTCAGTTGTTTGGTCTTCACCTGCTTCTAACTGCCTTTGCTTTGCCAAAGCTCTTCTTGCTTCCCTACGGAAGTCTCTCTTGGCAGCACGGACCTCGTCAAAACCCTGGTCAATTTTAGCCTCTTCCTCAGGAGGGAAGAAGCCTACTTCCATTTCAGCCAGCTCTGAATACATCTTTTCAATCTTTGCTTTCCACGCTATCCCCATCTCAGTATCCATTTTCTTGTAAGGTGTCTTCAGGAGGTATTCATCTATACCACCAGCTTTGTCAATGCACCGAAGTGCATGTGTGGTAACCTTAACTCTAATGTGACGGTCATGAATATAGCTGAAGAGACGCTTCTCCTGAACATTTGGCTTCCATGATCGCCTTGATCTAAATAAGAAAGAGGTAATTTGATCAGAAGATTATAAAATTAAACCATAAGTTTGGATTTGCATGTGCTACATAAAGATATGTCCATCACTACCAAGATATTCTTAGGAAATGTTACTGCCGTGTGGAAAGTTTATTACAATGGCATCATTTTAGAGTGCTGATGCAGAAGCACACTTTCCCAGTGTTAAGATTTAAGAAATCTGCCACTATAATAAGAAAAGGTGGTGATCCAGATCTTAACATTATCTCTTTCAAGAGATGGGAGTGTAGACTATAGAGGCTAGAGTAATCCCCACAAATTTATACAAGTTGTCTAGCAGATTTATTACTCCACGTGTAGAGGTTATAAATGGCACCAGAGATGCAAATCAATGCACTTCAGTGATTGAATTCATCAACCAGCTAAGAATGAACACTGACTTCATAAATAACATCAAAATAGATTCctccaaaaaaatatttaaaaatgtGGAGAAAAATGATTGATGTATTATCTTTGCATAATGAAATACAGATAATTCATAAGGTCGCACCGGCTATGTTAAGACTGTGACATTGATCCTGAGATAATGGGATTGCAAGGTTATTAGATTATGATTCTCAACATGGCTGATGAATTTAACTGAAATTGAGGACATCATGAAAGAATTTAGTTGTATTGTATTAAACTAATGCAACAACATGCTGGAACCTCAGCTGCCGtttcaagattttttttaaaaaaaaatagactTAGGAAGGaggcatttttttttctcttctcaaCCAAGCTCAGAAATTGTATCTCGCATGCTAGCATCATATGGTATGCCATATGTACAAAATACTAGCAATTTTGTTGGTTTGGACATTCCACATATCAAAGAACATATGATCCAAACTATTAATGCTTCCAATGCTCCAGGCAGTAATAAGGAAACGGTTCGGTCAGACAACTAACACTTCCGAGATGGCATTTCGAGGTGTCCAGGCCAGATGCGAGGTGCAACAGAACAGTGCAGCCTTGCCCTCCACAGATAGCGCTCACCCTTGATCATACACAATTTTCTTCTCTAGTTCCATTTCCTCT
This portion of the Panicum virgatum strain AP13 chromosome 2N, P.virgatum_v5, whole genome shotgun sequence genome encodes:
- the LOC120661584 gene encoding oxygen-evolving enhancer protein 3-1, chloroplastic, translated to MAQAMASMTGLSQGVLPSRRAASRARTAVVRASAEGEAAAQAGRRAVLGLVATGIVGSVFTQAVRADEAVKTIKIGPPPPPSGGLPGTLNSDQARDFDLALKERFYLQPLPPAQAAARAKSSAQDILNLKPLIDKKAWPYVMNDLRLRASYLRYDLNTVIASKPKEEKKSLKELTGKLFSTIDDLDHAAKIKSTPEAEKYYAATKSALDDVLAKLG
- the LOC120661586 gene encoding 54S ribosomal protein L24, mitochondrial-like; its protein translation is MSFRAREMYKKVVRRVGGEGKLPAELMKSVKDMLPNSKVVMGRAKRGIFAGRHIQFGNKVSEDGGNKSRRSWKPNVQEKRLFSYIHDRHIRVKVTTHALRCIDKAGGIDEYLLKTPYKKMDTEMGIAWKAKIEKMYSELAEMEVGFFPPEEEAKIDQGFDEVRAAKRDFRREARRALAKQRQLEAGEDQTTEVTDKKEEVSTTAAAA